GTATCACTAAGCCACTGCCATGCTTCATTGTAGGCAGCGGGatcttttcagtgtttatgtCATTCTTCCTCCTCCGTACATTCTCCCGATCCAACTAATTAGCATTCGCTGCTAAGCAGCTAGTGACAGCCAGAGGCCGAGCAAAACTCGTGTACTTCACTTCCGCATGGAGTGAGGACTCCAACATGTTCAAAAAGCCTTCTGCGCAGTTATGAAGTCCAAAAAGCGGCTATATTTAACTCTTGAGGTTCTCTGTGGGTTGAAATATCCCAGCTTTGCTTTCATTGCCTCTGCTTGTATCTGGGGAAAGCTGACAAACTGTATTTGATGGAGAATCTGGAGTTTTATAACGTGTgctaatcaaatatttaaattgctttttcagttttggaaCAACACCAACCAAGGGGAATTTTATCATAGCAACTAAAAACATTGgtaattgtttaaaaagaagaaatgagcaAAGTTTTCCTTTCATTCTGAAGATTAACACACATCGAGTGGACTGCTGCCATGACTTTCTTATTCTgaacaagaaattaaattagCTTCTGTGTCACAGAATAAAACAAGGTACAAAAATGTATCcactcaataaaaataataattaaatataatgtTGAACCTTTCTGCTTGGTTTTCTAATTGTACAACCAATTTGGGGGAATACTCTTTAgctaaagtaaaatatttatatcattACACTTGTAGAGGAGCTGCCTTTATCTGCTTTTCTGAGTTAATTTGGGAAAATAAGATCACATTTATACGTTTCAGTTAAGACATTTTTGATTTCTTGGCCAGCAGCTGGTGCATTAGATTTTTCCTTCCAACAGAGCATTTCTGCTCCAAGCTGAGGCAGGCTGGATATTTGTGTTATTCATATAGCTTAATGTTCTTTGGCTTCTAACAAACTGACAGGAAGTAACGCAACTAACCCTTCTGCTATTTGGAGGTGCCTACGTACAAACCCTGCCAAGGTGGGTGTGCGAGAACAATTTTATCTTTGGAGagggggcttttttttttcattataaccaagttatttttttttttttattagctccATAACACCTCCAGAAGATTTCACAGGAAGTTCTCACACCTTATATCTGTCCATCTTCATATTCAAGTTAAACCCGATACAGTCAGAGCACTTTTTCACGACTACAGCTTTCTGGTGTATGAATATCTTGCGTAGCTTTCCTTGAATTTTGTTGATATAAATGTGTGATTTACTGCAGATTACTGGAGCGAGAGTGACCACGAGGACATGGAGATGCCCCCAGTACCCAAACGGGACAGTCCACCGCCCCCGTATGACACCTATCCCAGAGCAGCCTCAGTGAGTTTTCAGTTARTCTAAAAGATGAAGCAGGTATCACTCTGTGAACCTGTTTTCTAGCCACGGCTGCCTGTTTTTATGTAGGTAAGTCCCTACCTGGAGCCAAAGCGTAGCCACCTCTCCTCTTCGGACACATTCCAGTCCCGTTCCTCACACGAGGAATTCCACTCGGAACCTCAggaaagcagcagcaacaacagcgTCTCCCCTGGGCAGAAGGCGAGCAGCCACCGAAACTCGTGGCAGGACCAGATGGAAGGCAAATCCAGGATGCACTACCTGCAGACGTATCCGGTGGAAGAGTCCATGCAGTCTGAGGACAGGGAGCAGCTGGCCATGGAGTACCGCAGGCAGTCCACTCTGCCTGCACAGCGCAGCCTGCTGCAGGAGCAGTACAGGGCCCTGCCGCTGCCCCTCAGGGCCAGCATAGATTCTGACGCCGGAGGAAAACCTCGCAGCTTTACGCTTCCAAGAGACAGCGGGCTCCATGCCATCCTGGCGGCCACCGCTGCATCGGACCAGAGAGAGACCCAGAACTACCAGCTGGACCGGGCCAGAGACACAGGTCAGACAGCCTAAACAATTCATTTTGCGTACATGTATACTGCTGAGGAAGCTGCttctttgttacattttctacaCGTTGATCAATTTTCTTATCTTCCTCTTATTTTTCATGAGATTTCTTAATTAAAccattttcacaaaatctgCTGAAAGCTGTTGTtcttgacaaaaagaaaagagaaaagttagtttttctcMTACTTGGGACTGGTTGCTTGAAGAGAAAAGGCAAGAAGGTGATTGAACAGTTAATGTAGCCTTTATTTTARTCAAATTAGTCTCGGAAAAGATTTTCAGAGTAGGAAGATGTATCTTTAGAAACTGCATAAAAGAGTGCAAAAYATACAGCTCTGTAATgcacacaatttatttttagtgtgCTTTAGCTTTGACGTGGAAACATCAAACATAATTTTTGCTCTGTAAAAATAAGTCACGACTGATGACAGTGGGCCAGAAACTAAGTCTCTGTCACAGCGTGagtttcattttgggccatatcaagaTAATGAATGTCCCCAAAAAGYTGGTTGTGGCAGgatgtaataataaaactacCCATTAGCAAACTGgtgaaatatgaataaatagcTGTATCTGCATTTAATGAGAACTTCTTgacattaaatattatttaacatcttttcacattggtGCAATTTGACAGTATGCAGAAAAATCTTGTAGAGTGGCCCAATTAAAGTCCAGGCATAAATTTACCTAAGCTAAGGCACGACAAAACCACTTGCATGATTTAATAAGACTATATACTGTCCTTTCAGTCTGTGTacacaaaagcacaaaagtGTTGCAGTTTTYGTCAAACGCCAGCGCCATCTTGTGACRTAATCAGGGTAAATCAATCTGTCAACRTCTAGGCTGAGTACACAGAAGCAAAGGAAGTCGTGAGCGATTTCAACGAAAAGATGTTGGAGTCATTGTTGATTCCTGGACAATATGGCTTAAAAAATGGCTTTGTGGTCCTTCAGTAGAACCAGCTTCATCCTTCTTCATCACTCCATCTACAAACCGGGAGATAAATTACTCAAGTCTTCACTGAAATCGCTCACAACTTCCTCCGCTTCTGTACGCTCACCCATCAGGGTAAATCAAACCATAAACATCTAGGCCCTAGATTCTAGGGTAAATCAAACCATAAACATCTAGGCCCTAGATTCTAGGGTAAATCAAACCATAAACATCTAGGCCCTAGATTCTAGGGTAAATCTAGGGCCTAGGGCCTAGATGTTTATGGTTTGATTTACCCTGATTACGTCACAAAATGGCGCTGGCGTTTTGACCCAGTTACTACAAACTAAAACATCACACTGCATTTATTGTATTCTCtgagaaatatttatgattaaaaGCTTTCACAGAATGAGAATGAAAGCACAGTagttcatctttttaaatgatataagtggttttattgtgtcaGTGCCacttaaaataacacataaMTGAAAGRCAATTCAAAGCTTTACATTTATAGCTTATTTGATCCCCGTGCTAGCGTTACATTGGTTCTAGGGAGCAAAGAGCAWTGAAGTCGACCTTTATAGTAGATCAGGGAACTACACAATAGATRTTGATGAAAATGTCTTTCATCTGGATTGGAGCGCACAATTGCCCCTATTTGTCATCAGGGATGTTTTCAAATCCCAAACATTCAGTCAGAGCCAGCAAATGTCAAAGGCTTAATGCTCACTGTTGTTTCTTTACAGGGTTAGATTGGAAGTCRGCCTATTTGCCATTCCYCTTAAACCTTGAGGGCGTTTGTGTGTGGAAGATCAaattctgtttcctgtttgatGCTGATTGATTCCGgctcttctttttctcccctctttTATTCTGCTTTCTCTCATGCCCAGTCCAGATGCCATTGTAGCCTCTCGGCTCTGTTTGGACAGAGAAGCACAGAGTAatcctttcagtcaatgttaatattttattttgaacaaaataaagaaacacacCGGAGGGGGCCTGTCTTCATTTATCTTTCGCATTTCCCACGAAGATAAGAGGAGCGATAAACAAGCRTCAAAGTGATGTGCATTTCAAAGCCCAGGCAGCAGCCAAAGCTTCAGGATGCTACTTTCCAAATACAAAACAGGCATCTCACAGGATAGGCCTTAATGTAGTGTGCCTATCCTACCAGAAGGGGGTGATGTATGTTAATAGAAGGTAAATTAACGTCACCCGTTTATTTCTACCCGTAATCATGGCCTATCACACATTAAGTGTTCCCTTTTCacacataaaaagcaaatacaACTTAACATGTGTTCAATATGtgtttcaacaaataaatgtacttattgCATAGTAAGAGCAGCActatttctacatatttttaattaattagaaTTAAAAGTTAGCAATTTAAGAAATTACTCAAGCCAAAATAGAACAAAGATTGTCTACAAACAGGTAAAAGTAGCAATACTTTATGatattactgaagtaaaagtaaaatgtatggTGTTGTAAAAATTCTTCTACAAGTTTTTCTTCCAAAAGTTAATGAAATAacagagtaaatgtaactagatactacccaactctgaaaataaatattWCTAAAACATGGTTGCKTTGGTTCCATAATCTACGTTGCATCTGCTTGGCCATCCAACTTAAAATGTAACCTCAGACAGAGCATCCATGGTGCATAATTATTAAGTTGAAGGAAAATCTTAACAGATTACAAACTCCTGAGACCTTCGCAGAAGAGCTGGATCTATACYGagtttaaattacacacagctggATTCAGGTTACTAATAAAGTGACTTCTGAAASCAYTGGGTTCCActcaattttatttaggggaTCAGAGTAATGCCACACTTTGATTTTCATCAAAACTTCACACAGGTGTGTGAACTCTTTGCTCTgcagatttcagattttattgagatgtaaacattctgcttttatttgctgATCTGCTCACCGAGGCCGTGGACGTGACTGTCGAATGCAGACGGACTCACTGGTGGACCTGTACCGGGCCCTGGAGCAGACCAGTCTGTCCACCTCTGCTGACCACAGATCAGCCGGTCGCCTCGAGTACAAACGCTCCTTTGTCCGCAGAGTTAACGACCCCCTCCTAAACGACAAGCTCCACCGCCTGCGGATTCTTCACAGCTCACTGAAGGTATGGAAACGACTTCCAAGAACCAATTTGTTTCCATCTGCGCTGCATTTTGCTGATCAGTAATCAGTACTTTTGTCTTCCGGCAGAATGTTCCTCTTCAAGACACAAACCGGTCGCTGGGGTTTTTAGATTAGCCCCGCTGAGCGCCACCTCCCCCCACCCCGCCACCCGCAGCTTGGCTTCTGCTTGTGCCTCACATTTGGAGTCAAAGGCACCAAAACACATCTTTTACctcctcatccatccatccatcctttcatttctttctgctgcttctctcaaaagcagaaacaaaaactactgATGTCACTTTTTGCCTCATCTCATCCTCAAGCAGGGCAGGGATCCAAGCAAAGATTGGATTAATAAAGCAACTGAAAGCACTTTGTGTCCATTTCAAAGATTCATCGTGAAAGCTTCTAAATATCATCACTTCCATGCATGGCAACCTCCCCCCGCTCTTctgttgaattgtttttataCCTTTACGCTGGAGTCGTGTACAGCCRCTCTTCAAAAAGAAGCATCTTTTTGRTTGTACGCCACTTTTCATTGTGCATGTACATTCGATCCATGggtatgtttgttttgtgactGTACAGGGTGTTAAGCATATTAACATATGTtgtatatttaatattacattCCTACAACAGTGACCACACCacgtttctttctcttttttttggctaCCTATTTAATCTGTACATCAAGTGCTGTGCCTCAGTGATAGTGAATGTACATTGTACCTTTttaaagagagagaagagagaagatTTAGAGAGAAAGCCATTTCCTCAGAGCAGAGGCATAAAAATGTAACGCCTGGCAATAATGAACTAATGTATATTACAATGGAGCGATAAGAATAGTTGTCTATTTTTGTATGCATGCTGTCTACCTGATTGTTTGTACGGCAGTTTTGTAATTCTAAGTGCATTCGGTCCAGAGGATACTGGTGTTATCGCTCCCACCCTTCCACCCACATCTCATGCACACAACCAGCACAGCGTGTTTTCTGTACTTATTATAGACACTGGCccagaaatgtgatttttattttttcttttctcttaatgttaaccataaaaaaaattgtatttagtaAGTGTTTAATGGAGAAGCATGCTCTGTAAGACTAAAGTACATTACCATGCCATTTGAAGCTGACTCATATTGCACACCTGTGCCATATTGtagctacatatttttttttctattgattaAAATATGGTACAGGCATAAACAAGGCTTGTTGTTTTATCTCATTCAGGTCAAagagaaactgacaaaaatctTGTTGCGTAACAGATGTGGAATAAAATAACCAGGAATGAGAGAAATACACAgtattataaaatacatttattcttaGAATCCCAATATTGATCcttaaatttcaaataaattattatatttttatcagttATCACAGTTATGCCTGCACAATATTGAAAAATCTTGCAATTGCagtaatattggtaaatattgtgaCGATAACATAAggctgttttcttctttgctctCTTTCTAATCTGAGCTTTCTGCTCTGTGACCTTTAACATTTTCGATCATGTCAGGATGCTTAAGCGAATTTTCTAACTTGGAggacagaaaatcaaaatttaagACTGAATAAACTTGAAACAGACTTTAGTTTTGATAGATACTCAAATTTCTCTGCAAAATAAAGTACCCTGTAGTTTTTAATTATATCAAACTTAGCTCATtattagagaaaacattttaaactcacTTAGGTGGTTCTGTGATAATATCTATAAAAAGTCAAAAGGAGAAGGGCAGAAACTGTGAAATAACATTTCAAGCATGgaaaaaatttgactttattgatAAATAATCCCAGGAAATACTTTGCAAACGTAAACATGTgcattgtgttattttttatacaatCTTCTTGAggtaaaaatgacagaaaaaataaataaaataaaaatctttgttaaTTATGAAAAGGATGTAAAAAAATTGACTAAATATCAGAGACGGAGCTATGGGGGGGCctgggtctggaggtgccagggagggaggaatggtttcaagtcaaTGTCAGAAAGTgtctgttgagaaaggtgtatttaatgttaaagctattttccctcaatggaatatatagtaaTCAGTCCCAGTGAGTGTTTCACCCACGGTTTAGCCGATGTGCATCCTGGGTAAAGATCATTGGCCCTGCCCCCCGGTCCGACgttgacttgttccgctagtggaagggatattgtgtttttgaaagcaTTTGTGCAAAACTAAATTGtggataaacatttaaaaactggcaAGATAAGCAGCactcaaaaagaaacaaacagcattatCTAACATGAATTCAGACTGCTATAAAGTCCTAAAATAAAGCCACCTTTAGAGGACTTCTGAACACCAGGCCGGATGCGCATTTAATGAAACCAAATCTAAAACATCTTGACTACGTCACTTGCACTTGGTGAAAAGCTTGATGAGTCGGACTCTTATTATTTGTGTGCCCAAGCCGTATATCAGGGCGTTTAGGAGCGGTGGGAATATCAAAAAGTACAGGGACAAAAACAGCTTAGTGTGATAAGACATGTGCCTGTTGTCAAGACGACCTTGTGCCAGCTCAAAGAAGCACCCAGTGGCGTAGTTGATTACAGACAGTAGATGGGGAATGCAAGTACGGAGGGCCTTGAATTTGGATTTCCTGAACGACATTATGCAAATCTTCAggatgtgtgtgtatgagtaAAAGATCATGATCAGCTGAGGAGCCGTGTAGAGAGCCGCAGACAGCAGACCGATGATGTTCACTATGAACGTATTTGTGCATGCAAGCTGCACAAGCAAGTAGTTGAGGCAGTAAAGCTTCTCTATGGTCCGGCCACAATACGGCAGCTGAAGAGTAAAAACGAAAACCACACTCAGTGCCAGCATGGGGTAAAGccacataaaaacaatcagCTTCACTATCCTCCGAGACATGATCACATGGTAGGACAGTGGATGACAGATGGCCACGTATCTGTCGTAGCTCATCACCGCGAGAATAGTGAATTCGGTGATGGCGTACGTGTGTATGACAAAGACCTGCGTCtggcaaaaagaaacagaaatctggtgtgtgtgagagagaatgTTGATCAGCGTCGCCGGCAGCAAGGCGGTGCTTCCTAGCAGCTCATTCACGGCCAAGTTACACAAAAGCACACACATTGGCTGATGCAGGGATTTTTCACAATATACCACCCTGATCAGCAAGACGTTCTCGGTGATGATGGCGAGGTACACGATgaggaaaatgcagaaatacaTGGACCTCAGCTCTTCCATTCCATAATAAGCAGACAGATAAATTGATGTAACAAGAGAGAAATTCATGTTGAAACAACTTGATGCGAGTTGGTGACCTAAATGTGTTTACGTGTATGAGTCTGAATGGCATTTAACTGCACTGAGGTGTAAAACCGCAGCTTTATATTTGTTCTTCTGTGAGATAAAGTCACATCCTCTTCACCTGCACACCAATAACTTCACAGCACGTAAGCACCAATTTTGTTCCTCCGagatcaaaacataaaacattacatcatcTATGTACAAGTAATTTATCGAGCTGGTTACCCTAAACTGAGACTCGATAATTATCCACATGTTATAAATTTGCTAACATTAATACATCAAAacgacaatttttttctttttgtgtagcatgcatgttgtttttaaaacaagagttgtataaaaatcaaagcaattataataaaaaaaaactgattttgggttttgctttaatttggtGTTAGATTAACGATGTTCCCTCTTTGCTCTACCTTTGTCCCGTTTCCTCAGTTCAACTTTGGGTTCCTGCTTtccctcacagctgcacccaGTTTCTAATCAGCCACCTGCTCATTGTTTTGTAATCAATTCCTCTTAGCTTAAGAGCTAAGGTAGTTAGCTGTTGGTCAGACCATTTTGTTATTCCCATAATTCTGGCTCCTTCTGAGGTCTACTTGTGGGTTATTATTTTGGAACCCATGGTAgacattagttgtttttttattattattatttcttaagtaaaatagtttattttcacCTGCCAGCCTCCTTGCTGAATTTGAGTTCTTCACTATTATGtgacatttactgaaaaaaaaaaaaaaaaagttgcagctTTTAGGGAGTCAACATGCTGAGGTGATGTATGCAGGGTTCCCTAGAGGaatataagcctggcgggccaccaggctttactacCCCTGTCGGATTGAGGCTGAAACAAATGACAGTCAGTCTGTTGGTCCTACACTGTGGCAACTTCAGCCTCCTTCCTAATAGCAGTGCTTCATATTCAGAGAGCAGTAGGTGTCTGGATTTGATTTCTGCAGTTCTTATCATTGCTTGTTCATATGTAC
The DNA window shown above is from Poecilia reticulata strain Guanapo linkage group LG14, Guppy_female_1.0+MT, whole genome shotgun sequence and carries:
- the LOC103475768 gene encoding olfactory receptor 52Z1-like, whose amino-acid sequence is MNFSLVTSIYLSAYYGMEELRSMYFCIFLIVYLAIITENVLLIRVVYCEKSLHQPMCVLLCNLAVNELLGSTALLPATLINILSHTHQISVSFCQTQVFVIHTYAITEFTILAVMSYDRYVAICHPLSYHVIMSRRIVKLIVFMWLYPMLALSVVFVFTLQLPYCGRTIEKLYCLNYLLVQLACTNTFIVNIIGLLSAALYTAPQLIMIFYSYTHILKICIMSFRKSKFKALRTCIPHLLSVINYATGCFFELAQGRLDNRHMSYHTKLFLSLYFLIFPPLLNALIYGLGTQIIRVRLIKLFTKCK